The following are from one region of the Raphanus sativus cultivar WK10039 unplaced genomic scaffold, ASM80110v3 Scaffold0130, whole genome shotgun sequence genome:
- the LOC108847767 gene encoding BTB/POZ and MATH domain-containing protein 1 translates to MNNTARVCGEVSKSPPKPLASPPLTSSTSVTETVDGFHEFKISGYSLTKGVGVGKYVASDTFSVGGHSWAVYFYPDGKSPEDNSSYVSLFIALASEGADVRALFELTLVDQSGNGKHKVHSHFGRALESGPYTLKCRGSMWGYKRFFRRTGLETSDYLKDDSLLVRCRVGVVKSCTEGPRECNIPVPVSDLGQQLGKLLESGKGCDVTFDFDGETFAAHKLVLATRSPVFRAQLFGPLGDRNTDRIEIDDVEAPIFKVLLHFIYWDELPDMQELIGTDSKSASTLVAQHLLAAADRYALERLKAICESKLCEGITINTVATTLALAEQHHCFQLKAVCLKFVAMPENLKAVMQTDGFDYLKRSCPSLLTELLKYLARLREHSGTAPGHPKDIFADGCDANGRRVKQRLH, encoded by the exons ATGAACAACACAGCTAGGGTTTGCGGCGAGGTCTCCAAATCTCCGCCGAAGCCTCTCGCCTCGCCGCCGCTCACGTCGTCAACCTCCGTCACGGAAACCGTCGACGGCTTCCACGAGTTCAAGATCAGCGGCTACTCTCTCACCAAAGGCGTCGGAGTCGGCAAATACGTCGCCTCCGATACGTTCTCCGTCGGCGGTCACTCCTGGGCCGTCTACTTCTACCCCGACGGGAAGAGTCCCGAGGATAACTCTTCCTACGTCTCTCTGTTCATCGCCCTCGCGAGCGAGGGGGCCGATGTGAGGGCTTTGTTCGAGCTCACGCTCGTTGATCAGAGCGGGAACGGGAAGCATAAGGTTCATAGCCATTTCGGGAGAGCGCTCGAGAGCGGACCTTATACTCTCAAGTGTCGCGGAAGCATGTG gGGATACAAGAGGTTTTTCAGGAGGACTGGTCTAGAGACATCAGACTATCTCAAGGACGATAGTCTCTTGGTCCGGTGCCGTGTTGGTGTGGTGAAGTCTTGCACCGAGGGACCGAGGGAGTGTAATATTCCTGTACCGGTTTCTGACTTGGGCCAACAGCTGGGGAAGCTTTTGGAAAGTGGGAAAGGTTGTGATGTTACTTTTGATTTCGATGGAGAAACATTCGCTGCGCACAAGCTGGTTCTTGCGACGCGTTCACCTGTTTTCAGGGCGCAGCTTTTTGGCCCGTTAGGAGACAGGAATACCGACCGTATAGAGATAGATGACGTGGAGGCTCCAATTTTCAAG GTTTTGCTTCATTTTATCTACTGGGACGAATTGCCTGATATGCAAGAGTTAATAGGCACAGATTCTAAATCGGCTTCTACTCTTGTGGCTCAGCATCTGCTTGCAGCGGCAGACCGTTATGCTCTTGAGCGGCTTAAAGCTATCTGCGAGTCAAAGCTTTGTGAAGGAATCACCATAAACACGGTTGCAACCACCTTGGCACTAGCGGAGCAGCACCACTGTTTCCAGCTAAAAGCTGTCTGTCTCAAATTCGTCGCCATGCCTGAGAACTTGAAAG cTGTGATGCAAACAGATGGGTTTGATTATCTGAAAAGGAGCTGTCCATCTCTACTCACTGAGCTATTGAAGTATTTGGCGAGGCTTAGGGAACACTCTGGAACTGCACCTGGACATCCAAAAGATATATTTGCTGATGGTTGTGATGCCAATGGAAGAAGAGTGAAGCAGCGGTTGCATTGA
- the LOC130501227 gene encoding uncharacterized protein LOC130501227 isoform X1, giving the protein MTIRANEVTRLYPRYWRKDPKTPWRGLTSYINGPKVRPKLNKRRKSHLAQDLTFSPATNFLTEMALSHQSTSLATLQSPFEKLQFVGLSPNRRELTIPTTGKTPTRCPLVSLCRHTARRKPRTISCVAGDFHDDGAREASSSPSTSISSIFVKGLADSVSEGRLKKVFSEFGDVSHVKIIVNERTRQSLGYGYVWFTKRDDAQLAVEAMNGKFFDGRFILVKFGQPGLSRSRRSHSDFLFVNK; this is encoded by the exons ATGACAATTCGAGCGAATGAAGTCACGCGCCTTTACCCGCGTTACTGGAGGAAGGATCCCAAAACACCATGGAGAGGCCTAACGAGCTATATTAATGGGCCGAAAGTTAGGCCCAAACTAAACAAGCGAAGAAAAAGCCATTTAGCTCAAGACTTAACTTTCTCGCCGGCGACGAACTTTTTGACGGAGATGGCACTCTCTCATCAGTCTACCTCACTCGCGACTTTACAGTCTCCGTTCGAAAAACTTCAATTCGTCGGACTATCTCCAAATCGGAGAGAACTTACAATCCCGACGACGGGGAAAACTCCCACCAGATGTCCTTTGGTTTCGTTATGTCGTCATACGGCGAGAAGGAAACCGCGGACAATCAGCTGCGTCGCCGGAGATTTTCACGACGATGGAGCCAGAGAAGCATCCTCTTCTCCCTCTACTTCTATCTCGTCGATCTTCGTGAAGG GGCTTGCGGATTCAGTGAGTGAAGGTCGTTTGAAGAAGGTCTTCTCGGAGTTTGGAGATGTTAGCCATG TAAAAATCATCGTGAACGAAAGGACTCGGCAGTCTCTAGGATATGGCTATGTTTGGTTTACCAAAAGAGATGATGCACAGTTGGCCGTGGAAGCTATGAACGGAAag ttctttGATGGCAGGTTTATACTAGTTAAGTTTGGTCAGCCTGGACTGTCCCGTAGCCGGAGATCACATTCCGATTTTCTTTTTGTGAATAAATGA
- the LOC130494235 gene encoding uncharacterized protein LOC130494235, which produces MALTWLSALRISVLLILVAAIVLAFYFLPVEQFLRDFLLWVEQDLGPWGPFALAVAYIPLTVLAVPASVLTIGGGYLFGLPIGFVADSVGATLGSGAAFLLGRTIGKPFVVAKLKDYPQFQSVALAIEKSGFKICLLLRLAPLLPFSMLNYLLSVTPITLGPYLLSSWLGMMPITLVLVYVGTTLKDLSDVTHKWSELSFGHWASLILSLVVSVILMVCVTKVAQNALRKALAEHGGDMNGAVAASPELNDVADAPADLNEPLLIKIDSQDHENQRVMKEAAG; this is translated from the exons ATGGCGTTGACGTGGTTATCTGCTCTCCGGATTTCAGTTCTTCTGATCCTTGTAGCTGCAATTGTCTTGGCTTTCTATTTCCTCCCCGTCGAGCAG tTTTTGAGGGATTTTTTGTTATGGGTTGAACAAGATCTAGGGCCTTGGGGACCTTTTGCCCT AGCTGTTGCCTACATTCCTCTTACAGTTCTAGCTGTTCCTGCCTCTGTTCTAACG ATCGGTGGTGGATACCTCTTTGGGCTGCCAATTGGGTTTGTGGCTGACTCCGTGGGAGCTACGCTTGGCTCTGGAGCAGCATTTCTTCTTGGCCGTACT ATTGGAAAACCTTTTGTAGTTGCAAAACTGAAGGACTATCCTCAGTTTCAATCGGTGGCTCTCGCCATTGAGAAATCTGGTTTCAAG ATATGCTTGTTGCTCCGGCTTGCTCCTCTTCTCCCCTTCAGCATGTTGAACTACCTCTTATCGGTAACGCCAATTACCCTGGGGCCATACTTGCTTTCTTCTTGGTTAGGGATGATG CCAATAACGCTTGTGTTAGTGTATGTTGGAACAACTCTGAAAGACCTTTCTGATGTGACTCACAAGTGGAGCGAGTTATCTTTCGGTCACTGG GCATCTTTGATTCTGAGCCTTGTAGTATCTG TGATATTAATGGTGTGTGTTACTAAGGTGGCGCAGAACGCTCTAAGAAAAGCTTTGGCAGAGCACGGAGGAGACATGAACGGAGCGGTTGCAGCCTCACCTGAGCTGAACGATGTGGCTGATGCTCCAGCTGATTTAAATGAGCCTCTCTTGATAAAGATAGATTCTCAGGACCATGAAAACCAGCGAGTCATGAAAGAAGCTGCTGGTTAA
- the LOC130501227 gene encoding uncharacterized protein LOC130501227 isoform X2, producing the protein MTIRANEVTRLYPRYWRKDPKTPWRGLTSYINGPKVRPKLNKRRKSHLAQDLTFSPATNFLTEMALSHQSTSLATLQSPFEKLQFVGLSPNRRELTIPTTGKTPTRCPLVSLCRHTARRKPRTISCVAGDFHDDGAREASSSPSTSISSIFVKVKIIVNERTRQSLGYGYVWFTKRDDAQLAVEAMNGKFFDGRFILVKFGQPGLSRSRRSHSDFLFVNK; encoded by the exons ATGACAATTCGAGCGAATGAAGTCACGCGCCTTTACCCGCGTTACTGGAGGAAGGATCCCAAAACACCATGGAGAGGCCTAACGAGCTATATTAATGGGCCGAAAGTTAGGCCCAAACTAAACAAGCGAAGAAAAAGCCATTTAGCTCAAGACTTAACTTTCTCGCCGGCGACGAACTTTTTGACGGAGATGGCACTCTCTCATCAGTCTACCTCACTCGCGACTTTACAGTCTCCGTTCGAAAAACTTCAATTCGTCGGACTATCTCCAAATCGGAGAGAACTTACAATCCCGACGACGGGGAAAACTCCCACCAGATGTCCTTTGGTTTCGTTATGTCGTCATACGGCGAGAAGGAAACCGCGGACAATCAGCTGCGTCGCCGGAGATTTTCACGACGATGGAGCCAGAGAAGCATCCTCTTCTCCCTCTACTTCTATCTCGTCGATCTTCGTGAAGG TAAAAATCATCGTGAACGAAAGGACTCGGCAGTCTCTAGGATATGGCTATGTTTGGTTTACCAAAAGAGATGATGCACAGTTGGCCGTGGAAGCTATGAACGGAAag ttctttGATGGCAGGTTTATACTAGTTAAGTTTGGTCAGCCTGGACTGTCCCGTAGCCGGAGATCACATTCCGATTTTCTTTTTGTGAATAAATGA
- the LOC108844385 gene encoding probable aspartic proteinase GIP2, whose translation MDSSCLNIFVFSFLSVLFITKSQIYDSVNGVVFPVTRDLSTGQYVAEIRLGDSLEPVKLVVDLSGPLLWFDCSSGHISSSRSLVSGSSSGCLKAKAGNDRVSSRGDHNTECDLLVRNGVVGITARGELATDVLSLGSVSSQGTVDLLFACAPPLLLRGLASGGKGVMGLSKAQISLPSQLAAETNERLRLTVYLSPSNGVVSTNSVEDLFGTAASSSLVYTPLSTSTSGDYVINVKSIRVNGKKLSLEGPLSAELSTVVPYTTLESSIYELFAEAYVKAATNAKSVAPVAPFGLCFTSTSSAEVEFPAVELALQSEMVRWRIQGKNLLVDAGGGVQCLGVVNGGSNSNRVSPIIMGGLQLEGFVLDFDLGNSAMGFGERTRSSSDSFRQEAF comes from the coding sequence ATGGATTCTTCTTGTCTGAATATCTTcgtcttctccttcctctctGTTCTCTTCATTACCAAATCACAAATCTATGATTCGGTCAACGGAGTTGTTTTCCCTGTTACTCGAGACCTATCAACAGGTCAATACGTCGCAGAGATTCGCCTTGGTGACTCGTTGGAGCCCGTTAAGCTCGTCGTTGATCTCTCCGGTCCGCTTCTATGGTTCGATTGCTCCTCCGGACACATCTCCTCGTCGCGAAGTCTGGTCTCAGGAAGCTCAAGCGGCTGTCTGAAAGCCAAAGCTGGGAACGACAGAGTTTCATCGCGGGGAGACCATAACACTGAATGCGATTTACTTGTCCGAAACGGCGTCGTCGGGATTACGGCGAGAGGAGAGCTCGCAACAGACGTCTTGTCACTCGGATCTGTTTCTTCTCAGGGAACCGTTGATCTACTCTTCGCCTGTGCTCCTCCCTTGCTGTTACGTGGACTCGCTAGTGGAGGTAAAGGAGTTATGGGCCTTTCCAAGGCCCAAATCTCTCTCCCTTCCCAACTCGCCGCGGAAACTAACGAACGCCTCCGTTTAACTGTTTATCTCTCGCCGTCGAACGGCGTCGTGTCAACGAATTCGGTGGAGGATTTGTTCGGAACGGCAGCGTCTAGCTCTCTGGTCTACACGCCACTGTCTACAAGCACGAGCGGCGATTACGTAATTAACGTGAAATCCATCAGAGTCAACGGGAAGAAGCTCTCCTTGGAGGGTCCGTTATCGGCGGAGCTAAGCACGGTGGTCCCTTACACGACGCTGGAGAGCTCGATATACGAGTTGTTTGCGGAAGCTTACGTTAAAGCTGCGACAAACGCTAAATCGGTAGCTCCGGTGGCACCGTTCGGTCTCTGCTTCACGAGCACGTCTTCGGCTGAGGTGGAGTTTCCGGCGGTTGAACTCGCGTTGCAGAGCGAGATGGTGAGGTGGAGGATTCAGGGGAAGAATCTGTTGGTGGATGCTGGTGGTGGAGTCCAGTGCTTGGGTGTTGTAAACGGCGGGTCTAATTCTAACCGGGTCAGCCCGATTATAATGGGTGGGTTACAGTTGGAAGGCTTTGTATTGGACTTTGATTTGGGTAACTCGGCGATGGGGTTTGGAGAAAGGACACGATCTAGTTCAGATTCCTTCCGACAAGAAGCTTtctag
- the LOC130501222 gene encoding uncharacterized protein LOC130501222 — protein MEDSKKRRLEEETDAILTKRPKADAGVHCEADVRMLDTRSHLTMLFMGPSGSGKSTIVGQILLLLGLVSIEELQENEALAIADDRQGRQLAYIIDNKEDDHRLNDEMQLGNASFEIKSRTFTVLDAPGQSRLVPKMIKGAYEADLGILVISASDGEFEQCFSSLTQEHLQLTSAFGVEKLIVLINKMDTVLWSTARFEEIEEKLSSFLFLKNYFHSENVTFLPVSGLHGDNIEMCRSGTVRSLFDVLEAMDLVPRGDASAPFRMPIIQVYTNEDGNHVIYGRVCSGTIKKHDYKHDNLVIMPYQERPKVVALYCIKGKIEVDQAGPGDYVSIHIVPPHNDIHPGAVLSSGGALSRTKSFTAELRFLKTPARMYNGFKAMLHIHSLEVHNCEIVEMKKFTNGSWSGRRRFVKEGEFALCRIEVPEDYISIEEIANFPQLGELVLRTEGYTVAVGNVISWDQDEDVVMAGF, from the exons GAAGTCACCTAACCATGCTCTTCATGGGGCCCTCTGGATCTGGAAAGTCGACTATTGTGGGACAAATTCTTCTACTGCTCGGCCTAGTGAGCATTGAAGAGCTGCAAGAGAATGAAGCACTAGCAATAGCTGATGATAGACAAGGCCG GCAGTTGGCGTACATAATAGACAATAAAGAGGACGACCATAGGCTCAAT GATGAGATGCAGCTCGGAAACGCAAGCTTTGAGATTAAGAGCAGAACCTTTACTGTTTTGGATGCACCG GGTCAGAGTCGTTTGGTGccaaaaatgataaaaggaGCATATGAGGCAGATTTGGGTATTCTG GTGATTTCAGCCTCTGATGGGGAGTTTGAACAATGTTTTTCGAGTCTGACTCAAGAGCATCTTCAACTCACAAGCGCTTTTGGAGTGGAGAAACTAATTGTTCTCATTAACAAAATGGACACCGTACTGTGGTCTACGGCTAGATTTGAGGAAATAGAAGAAAAGCTCTCCTCGTTTCTGTTTCTGAAAAATTACTTTCACAGCGAGAATG TTACCTTCTTACCAGTGTCGGGACTCCATGGAGACAACATTGAAATGTGTCGAAGTGGCACTGTGCGCTCTCTCTTTGACGTTCTCGAGGCTATGGATCTTGTTCCGAGAGGGGATGCTTCTGCGCCATTCAG AATGCCTATTATTCAAGTCTACACAAATGAGGACGGAAATCATGTCATTTATGGGAGGGTCTGCTCTGGAACGATAAAGAAGCATGATTACAAACATGATAACCTTGTTATCATGCCATATCAG GAACGTCCAAAGGTTGTTGCTTTGTACTGCATCAAGGGCAAGATAGAAGTTGATCAAGCGGGACCAGGTGACTATGTGTCAATCCACATAGTCCCTCCACATAACGACATCCACCCTGGCGCTGTGCTCTCCTCCGGCGGTGCTCTCAGTCGCACTAAGTCTTTTACTGCGGAGTTGCGTTTCCTAAAGACGCCTGCTAGGATGTATAATGGTTTCAAAGCCATGCTACACATCCATTCACTAGAGGTGCATAATTGTGAGATTGTTGAAATGAAAAAATTCACCAATGGATCCTGGTCAGGAAGAAGGCGTTTTGTGAAAGAAGGGGAATTTGCTCTCTGCCGTATAGAGGTTCCTGAGGACTACATCAGCATAGAAGAAATTGCTAATTTTCCTCAACTTGGGGAGTTAGTTTTAAGAACTGAAG GATATACAGTTGCGGTTGGGAATGTCATCTCTTGGGACCAAGATGAAGATGTTGTGATGGCTGGATTTTGA
- the LOC130501228 gene encoding membrane protein PM19L-like, producing MASGGSKSAAFMLLLLNLGLYFVVTIIASWAVNHGIERARESASVLSLPAKIFPIYFPVGNMATGFFVIFSLIAGVVGMATSLTGIMNVLEWDSPNLHSAAASSLISWSLTLLAMGLACKEINIGWTEANLRTLEVMTIIVSATHLLCTGAIHVGVGETVAGERPHAGRV from the exons ATGGCTTCAGGAGGATCAAAGTCGGCAGCTTTCATGCTTCTGTTGCTGAACCTTGGTCTCTATTTTGTCGTCACCATCATCGCTTCCTGGGCTGTTAATCACGGCATCGAGAGAGCTCGCGAGTCTG CGTCGGTGCTGTCTCTTCCGGCGAAGATCTTCCCTATATACTTCCCGGTGGGGAACATGGCGACTGGTTTTTTCGTAATATTCTCGCTGATCGCCGGCGTCGTCGGAATGGCGACGTCACTCACCGGAATCATGAACGTTCTTGAGTGGGACTCTCCAAATCTCCATTCCGCAGCGGCGTCTTCTCTCATCTCCTGGTCTCTCACTCTCCTCGCCATGGG ATTGGCATGCAAGGAGATCAACATAGGCTGGACCGAGGCCAATTTA AGAACTCTTGAAGTTATGACAATCATTGTGAGTGCTACTCACTTATTGTGCACCGGAGCCATTCACGTCGGAGTTGGAGAAACAGTCGCCGGTGAGAGGCCTCATGCGGGAAGAGTTTGA
- the LOC130501226 gene encoding UPF0613 protein PB24D3.06c-like gives MSLSMSSSSGAAAAAAAAAGSTPKSSSSPAAASSSSATTSWFSGIVRGRGGGDKPNQTKLSKSASATGIGSGDHGGGPIKGKSQFRGVLFKYGPKSIQVAFKTGEYKQQVIFIGGLTDGLLATDYLEPLAIALDKEKWSLVQLLMSSSYSGFGTSSLKQDAQEIDQLISYLINKENSEGVVLLGHSTGCQDIVYYMGTNAACSRAVRAAILQAPVSDREYKATLPETPAMIDLAANMIKEGRAEELMPREADPCAPISAYRYHSLCAYMGDDDMFSSDLSDDQLKTRLGHMANTPCQVIFSMGDEYVPDYVDKKALVNRLSKAMGGAEKVEVEHGNHSLSNRVHEAVQAIMSFVKREGPSGWDDPWS, from the exons ATGTCTCTCTCCATGTCCTCCTCTTCCGGCGCTGCTGCAGCAGCAGCTGCGGCGGCGGGTTCGACACCGAAATCATCGTCTTCTCCGGCGGCCGCTTCGTCTTCCTCGGCCACCACGTCCTGGTTCTCCGGAATCGTTCGCGGCCGCGGCGGAGGAGACAAACCCAACCAGACGAAGCTATCGAAAAGCGCATCGGCGACGGGAATCGGAAGCGGGGATCACGGTGGAGGACCCATCAAAGGGAAGAGCCAATTCCGAGGAGTTTTGTTCAAATACGGTCCCAAATCAATTCAG GTGGCATTTAAGACCGGAGAATATAAACAACAAGTGATATTTATCGGTGGATTAACCGATGGACTTTTAGCTACTGA TTACTTGGAACCTCTTGCAATTGCTTTGGATAAGGAGAAATGGTCACTTGTTCAACTACTCATGTCTTCTTCCTATTCTGGATTCGGCACTTCCAGTTTGAAACAA GATGCACAAGAGATCGATCAACTTATAAGTTATCTCATCAACAAAGAGAACTCTGAAGGCGTTGTTCTACTTGGCCATAGCACTGGCTGCCAG GACATTGTGTATTATATGGGAACAAATGCTGCATGCTCCCGAGCCGTCCGAGCTGCAATTTTGCAG GCACCGGTCAGCGATAGAGAGTACAAAGCAACGCTTCCTGAAACACCAGCTATGATAGACTTGGCTGCAAATATGATAAAAGAGGGACGAGCAGAGGAGCTAATGCCTAGAGAAGCTGATCCTTGTGCTCCAATCTCTGCGTATAG ATACCACTCCCTCTGCGCTTACATGGGAGACGACGATATGTTTAGTTCTGACCTAAGTGATGATCAGTTGAAAACTAGACTTGGTCATATGGCTAACACACCTTGTCAG GTGATTTTCTCCATGGGTGATGAGTATGTACCTGATTATGTCGACAAAAAAGCACTGGTTAATAG GCTAAGTAAAGCAATGGGAGGAGCAGAGAAAGTGGAGGTAGAGCATGGGAATCACTCGCTCTCCAATAGAGTTCATGAAGCTGTTCAAGCCATTATGAGTTTTGTCAAACGAGAAGGACCCAGTGGTTGGGATGATCCTTGGAgctaa